The following is a genomic window from Candidatus Methylomirabilota bacterium.
CGAGCGATCGACGCCGATCCAGGCTTCGAGGCGGTGCACGCGGCCCCCGCGCGTGCTCCACCTGCGCGGCGCCATGCCCGAGGTCCGCGCCGCCGCGAGGATCGAGGAGCCGCGCCGGGCCGAGCAGGAGGCGCGACAGCCGGCGGGGCGCGTCGCCGCGGACCTGGCCGAGGCCATGGCGGTCTCCTTATGGAAGCCTGCAGCGGTCGAAGAGCTCCCGGTCGATTGGGATGTATCGGGAGCTTTCGCGGACAAGATGCCACGAACGCCGGGTTCGTGGAATGGCATTTTCCACGACGCGGCCGGTCCGCCTGATCTCCTGCACGGCCGGCGCGAGATCCCCATCGCCGCTGACCAGGATGGCCGCGTCGTAGAGATCGCGGTACGCCAGAGAAACCATGTCGGTGGCGATCTTGACGTCCAGGCCTTTTTCGTGCCACACGCCGTCAGCCTGGGCCATCCGTCCCGTCCACACTACGAGTTCCTGCTGCTGCCTGAGGCGCCGGAGGAACCGTTGCTGGTCTGCGTATACATCGGCGCCCATCTCCTGTGGAACAGCGGCGATGTAGAAGGCCGTCCTCACAACGTGTCGTCCCGCAGCCAGCCCAGCGGCGAGCTGCAGGGGAGAGTATCGAGTCCAGCCAAAGACGGTCTTGAACGCCCGGTAGACGTTAGCTCCGTCGATAAACACCGCGACGCGAACCGGCATGGGTCAGAGAAAGACCCGGCGTCCCGGGGGGGCGCCGGGATACTGACCCACCGTCGCGGATAACCGGGACATGTGGGGGGGTAATTCGCAGCTGCATTCACATCTAACCGCTACCACGCCCTCCCTGTCAAGCCAATGTCCTGAGCCGGATACACCCGCGTCAATAGACCTCG
Proteins encoded in this region:
- a CDS encoding NYN domain-containing protein, with the translated sequence MPVRVAVFIDGANVYRAFKTVFGWTRYSPLQLAAGLAAGRHVVRTAFYIAAVPQEMGADVYADQQRFLRRLRQQQELVVWTGRMAQADGVWHEKGLDVKIATDMVSLAYRDLYDAAILVSGDGDLAPAVQEIRRTGRVVENAIPRTRRSWHLVRESSRYIPIDRELFDRCRLP